The region AGTGGGTGAACACGGTGAAGCCCAACCTCGGCCCTGGCATCCGAGAGCGAGTGCGGGAGGCCATTGCGTCGGACGATGAATCCGCCATGGATGATCTTCACGCCGTCAGGACCGAATTCAAGTCTGCACTTGCCGCTCTCCTCAAGGTACAGCAATCAACATTTCAGAAAATCTTAATCCCATTTGCAGCATGCATTTTCTGAACCTGCAGGCAACAGTACGAGTTGGTCATTGCTATTATTTCCCCCTAAATGAATCTGTGTCTATAGGAGGATGGCATCCTGGCGATCCCTACGGTTCCCGGCGCGCCGCCGAGGCTACGCATGGATGCGACACTGCTGGAGGACTTCCGTGCGAGGGCCTTCTCGCTGCTGTCCATCGCCGGCCTGTCGGGGTTCTGCCAGGTCAGCATCCCGCTGGGCACCCGCGACGGCGTCCCGGTGTCAGTGTCGCTGCTCGCGGGACACGGCGGTGACCGTTTCCTCGTCGCTGTAGCCCAGGAGCTCCATGAGGCGCTCCAAGCCGAGGCCGCAGCAGCCTGGGGCTTGTCAGCTTAGCTTAACTCTGCCATATCTTACTGAATTCTTCGGTACAAGAGATTGTATGACTCTATCTGAACATATGCAGTATATACCATGAAGAGCAGAGCTGACGGAGTGTTCAGTAAGTAGATTTTAACCATTATGCAAACAAATTTACACCGTTGATTAATATAAACTGAAATACTTCACACAACACAACAACACATAGTATGCACTTGAGAGGTGAGAAGTGAACGATCTTGTATTAGATCAGTCAGAGTAAACCTGATGATGGACAGCGCGGCCTGAAAAACTCGGACTGGGCCATATTTACCTTTTGAACCGGGCTGAAACTCGGATCGGTTAGATTTTGACCATCATGCAAATAAATTTAGACCGTTGATTAATACAAAATGAAATACTTCACAGGcaactctttttttttctcttttactTCGCACAAAAACAACACATAGTATGCCCTTCAGAGGCGAGAAGTGATAGATCTTTGTATTGGTTCAGACTTGAGAGTATACCTCATCATTGACAGCCCGGCCTGAAAACCCCGGCTAAAACTCGATCGGTTAGTTCCAATTAACAATGTCACTGAAACAGGATGTCACGGTAGGAGCTGTCGGAATTAACAATGTAGCTTTTCAgttccagatttccagctgtcggaattctccctctttgcgtaaaccttgcatattacgagagaaaagacattagaattactccaaagcattattatgcataaaaacatcataaataacagtaagtaaacatgatgcaatagacgtatcaactcccccaagatgctCCAAAATAACAAAATTGgtgctccaaaatgcttccaaCAATAGTCTTTTTGGACCATCTATTTTTTTTTGGCCCAGACCTCAACGAATGTCATTTCATCCTGAAacttttttactatttttttttgtttttgctgttcatgcgggagcatatgacCTCGGGTCAAATACTCCATGTCCGGATCGATGGAGGTAGCTAGTGTGCAAAAGAAGGCCTAGaggaaagaaagaaaaggagaCAGAGAAGAAAGAAAGGCGTGGACCTCTAGATCATCCATCATCTCGGCACATCCACAATGATCATCACTTTCTCCCGTGCCGAGAGCATGCGTGCCCCTTCACAGACACCCTCAGTCACGGCTTCAGGCTTGAGCTCAGCTGCAGCTAGCTGCCGGTAGGGCACTGATAAGAAGAGCATGCAACTGATGGGTGGCTGGCCAACCGTGGCAGCTAGCAACACACGGACGAACGCAGTGGCATTTGCTTGGATCTCCATCTTGGTGGGCATCTGCTCTGCACTGCACCAGTACTGATCAGTCAGTGCCAGCAGCAGACTATGATTCACAGCACACCTCAGTCACAGGAGTGCTGCACTGTACACTGGTACTACAGAGCTCTGTACAGCAGTACTAGCTGGATACTGCTACTTCATGAGAAGAAAGTTTGTGATCTCGTCCAAACGGTGGTTGTGAAACCAAGCCGGAAGGTGCTACTTCATAAGAAGAGAGTAATATTGAAGTTATCCGGAAATCAGAACGTGTCATGGTATCTAGACACGGGTACCAGTAACCACATGACGGGGTGCAAGGAAAAGTTCCTCGAGCTAGAATATGATGTTCAAGGATAGGTCAAGTTTGGTGATGGTTCAAATGTGGAGATTTGCGGGCAAGGTTCTGTTCTCTTTGACGGTCTCATAGGAGAACATCGCATACTCACCGGAGTGAACTACATCCAACGGCTTCGCAACAACATTATTGCTGTCGGGAAACTTGACGAGAATGGATGCAAGGTGGATACTGAGAACAGAGTGATGACGATCTTCGACAACCTTCGAAACGTGCTAGCACGTGTGAATCGCACGCGGAACAGGCTCTATATCCTCAACCTTGATCAATCTCAGCCGGAGTGTTGGCtcgccaagagtgatgatgattcgtGGTTATGGCATGCTAGATTTAGACACGTTACTTCTACGCCTTGAAGAAGATGTCGAAAATGGAGATGGTATCTGGGATGCCATTTATCGACCATGTTGATCGAGTATGTGACGGGTGCTTGGTTGGAAAACAGCACCGCAGTCCATTCCCTGCTCAGTCTATCTATCGTGCAAGTGATGCACTCGAGCTGCTCCATGATGATCTATGTGGCCCTATCACCCCAGCAACTCACGGAGGAAAGAAGTACTTCTTCCTTGTGGTAGATGACTACTCGAGATATATGTGGATCGTTCTCCTATGATCTAAAGATGAGGCGCTTGAAACATTCAAGAAGCTGAAGGCTGCAACGGAGATGGAACACAAGCTAAAGGTTCGCGCTCTACGGGCAGATCGCGGCGAAGAGTTTACGTCGAACGAGTTCAATGACTACTGCGAGAAGATTTGCATAAAGAGGTTCCAAACGGCACCTTATACGCCACAGCAGAACGGGGTTGTTGAAAGGCGCAATCGAACCGTTGTTGACATGGCGAGAAGTTTACTCAAGAGCAGGAACTTGCCAGGGACCTTTTGGGGAGAAGCTATCTCGACGGCAGTCTATCTTCTCAACCGGGCTCCAACAAAGGCAGTGATCGGCAAGACTCCGTATGAAGCAATTTACGGACGTAAGCTGAATATGTCTCATCTACGGACGTTCGGTGCGTGGCCCATGTGAAGACGGCGAGGCCGTATCTCTCAAAGCTTGTCGATCGTAGCACCAAGATGGTGTTTATCGGATACGAGAGGAGTTCCGGCACCAAGGCATACCGCTTCTACGATCCACGAACCAAGCGTCTACGGATTTCACGCGATGTTGTGTTTGAAGAAAACCAAGCGTGGAATTGGAGGGCAGCAGTCAACGATGCTCCAAACGGTAACATATTCACAGTTGAATTCTCAACTGATGATGGTGCAGGGGAGGACGTCCAGGTGGTTGGCAAGACACGCAACCAAGGTGACCGCAATGGCAATGATCACCATGGTGCCGACACCAACGACGACGCGCATGGGTCGCAAGGTAATAGCGACAACGACGCGCACGACACGAGCGGAGATCTCGGCAACGACATCGACAACGAGGCGCATAGTGATGATGACAATCAAGATGATGGTCACAGTGACGACGACTACGCCGACGACGCGGATGCCGACGACTCGTCATCTACCACGACCGTGACTCAACTGTCTTCCTCTAGTGCATCGACGCTGACACAATTTGTGTCGCCTCCTTCGCAAGTCACAATGGATTCTTCCGGGCCTCGTCGCTACAAGACCGTCAATAAAGTCTACAAGTACGCAAAGCCAGTTATGCTCGAGTACTCCGGACTATGTTTACTCGGAGTTGAGAAGCCAGCGAACTTCGTAGAGGTGAGCAAAAGTTCAAGTTGGACGCACGCCATGGATAAGGAGATGAAGGTGATCGAGAGCAATGGCACGTGAACTTTGGTAACCCAGCCTCCGAACCAAAAGGTCATTGGTTTGAAGTGGGTTTACAAGTTAAAGAAGGACACGAAGGGTGCCATCGTGAAGTACAACGCAAGACTTGTTGCAAAGGGTTACGTACAacctcaaggagttgactatgaggagGTGTTTGCACCGGTTGCTCGACTCGAGACAGTGAGGGTGCTCCTAGCTTTGGCGGCACAAGAGGATTGGAAGGTTGATCACATGGATGTTAAATCCGCTTTCCTCAACGGCGACCTCACAGAAGAAGTATGCGTGGAACAACCCCTCGGCTACGAGAAGAAAGACGAAGAAGTGAAAGTTTACAAGCTCAGGAAGGCACTTTACGAGCTGAAGCAAGCGCCAAGAGCTGTAACTCAAAGTTAGACCGAAGTTTGGTCTCGCTCGAATTCAAAAGATGTTCCCTCGAGGATCCAAAAGGCAGTCTATTAAGCATCGAAGAACAGGTGAAGGTTGAAAACGCGAGCAAGCAGGAGTGCTGGCGTCAAGCTACGGACGAGCCGACGACAGCAAAGACGGTCCCTGAAATGCTACAAGAAACGGCAAAAACAATGCCAAGGATAATGTCTATGAGTAGCAGCAGTCGCATTTAGGATCCTGGTCGATATTAACGACCACGTCATGTTTAGGGGGTGAATGTTAAAGCTAGACACGGACGTGGATGTCCGAGTAGTACTCTAGCTAGTAACCGAGTAGGCTTAGGGCGTGTTCGGTAGTTCACCAGCACTGCAAAATCCTCAACTCCGTCGCCCGGTTCCAGCAGCCAGCTTCCCACAAAAACTCCAGGATCGAGCGATCTGTTCGGCGCTGCAGCTTCTCGTTGCCAGCGATGGACGAGGTAAAAAGGCCAGAAAGTGCCTGCTTGGCCCGTTTTGGCAGCCCATGTTTGTGTGTGGCCTATAGGCATACGTGGGCTAGTGATGATTTAGATTTTTTTTTCCTTCCTGTGTGTACCGGGCCTGTAAAGGAATGCTTGGCCTGTTCGTTGGGGATTTTTTTTTGTTCCGAATTTTGCCTGTACAGAAGCAGTTCAGGATGCCTGTATGCTGGTACTTGTGATTTTCTTTGGCTGTAGCGGTTTTGGTAGCAACAGAGAGCATGTACAGAGAGGAATATCTCATATTTTGAGCATAGAATGATTATGTAAATTTGAAAACACATAAAAATGTATATCATGGCATAAGCATCAAGTTTCACACATGTTTTATAGAACAAAAGCCTCTCATTGTGCATAAGCTTGCAAATCAAAAGGGGCAAATACATGTCTCTAAGATCAACAAagcttcacctcatagttttgcatAAGTTTGCAAATCAAAAGGCCACGTACATGTGTCAAACATCAACGATATCTCACCAACTTAGAGCAATGGCTGTAGCTAGTTCTTGCCTAAACACATCCATGTCTTCACCATTTTCCGCTGTAGTTGATGTATCCGATGCGTGTGAAGGAACAGCAAATTTCTTGTATCGTTCCAGAATTGTTGGCACATAGTCCGGGTCCCTGTCACATCGAACAAAGTGAATATCTTCTTCATCATGGAAGCGAACATAGTTGTGCAAAGTCATAGTAGCAGCAACAATCATCTTTTGTGTTTCGATGGAGTAGCTTGGCATCTTTAGAAGAATCTGCCATTTCATCTTCCACACTCCAAAGGCTCTCTCTATGCAATTGCATTTGGACGAGTGAAGCCTATTGAACTTTTCTTTAGGAGTATTGGGTGGAACACCTCTATGAAAGTCAGGCACATGATATCTTTCGCCTTTGTACGGTGCGAGATATCCCTTTCTATTAGGATAGCCAGCATCCACAAGGTAGTACTTGTCTACGAAAATAAAGAGAAGAATGAATGTTAGAATTGGCATACATGAAATGAGTTCTAACATTCTGAGTCATGGGGGAAGGGGGCCTTGTCCGCATGCTCACCCTTTGGAGGATGGGGGAAGGTGGCCTTGTCCGCATGCATTGCATGAAATAGCACACTTGTGTCATGCATAGAACCAGGTTGTCCAATTGAAGCATAAGTGAAATGCATATCAAAGTCACATATTGCCATCACATTCTGAGTGACTGCGCCTGTCCTTCCAATATATCTGATTTGCTTGTCTTCTGGAATTGAAGCTCTAATGTGAGTCCCATCTATTGCACCAATGCAGTCTTTCATGTGTGGATATGCTCGTTTATCACCAAGGATCCTTTGATGCACAGTGTGAAAATTGAGGTCTTTCGGCTTGAGGTAGTGACAAGACATCCTGACCACACAATGCAGTACCTCATGGAACTTGCGGTGGATAGTGTCAGGTGAATGTTTGAAACGGTTTTGGGTCCTTCTATTTGATTCACAACCCCCCAAGGTCCACAAGAACATAGCAAGAGACTCGTAGCTGCTAACAAATGGAGAATAACCGAGCCCATAGTCCTTCACCAACAAGTCATGAAGCTCAAAGAAAACTCTTGTCTTCATTCTGAACATTGTAAAGGTCTCCCCTGGTGTTCCAATAGTCTCTTGCAACCATCCAAATCCTGTCAAGATAGATTTCCTAGGCTCATTCTTCATGATCCAACTACTGCAATACTTTCCAACTATTTTTGTTGCTCCTTCACAAATGACCGACATATGCTCGGAATGAAGACAAATCAATTTTTTCTTCAATTCATATTGgttgtcatcatcactatcatcatcacatgacatctGCACATACAGAATCATACATTTATTAGATACCAACTAGCATGCAGATAGTGCATACACAAAATGGTACCCAGAACAAGTGCAAGTACCCAGAACATCCTAAAAGTGCAAGTACCCAGAACATGCAATTACCAATAATTCATCCAAATAGAAGATGGTGGTGGTTCAACATTACATAAATATCATCCAGATAGTGCATACATAAAATGGTTCAATAGTGCATAAACAAAAGACATGAGAAACCATCTAGTGGAACCAACTATTTCCCATACGTCATGGCAAACTTCCTACGAAGCCAATCTTTTCATGCGGCAACACCCATGTGTAGAAACATCTCTCTTTGCTCTCTTTTGATGAACAACTCAGTCGCTATGTAGTGTTCATCACTACCCTCTAAAATACCAAGAGCAAGCACTTCATTCATGGTACTGgcaacagaagtggcatcatcattcTTTATGAATGATTGAACGGTTTCTTGGGACTCCTTAGCAATGATTTTAATCTGTGTAATCTCATCTTGCATCACTTGTGCAGTCCTAGGTTTCTTGTGCTTGTCATCAATGGTTTTTCCAAGCCTCTTTTTCGTTGATGGCACGAAAGGAGAAGGTGGCATAGCAGGAGAAGGTGGCACTTGGGGATCTTCTAGCAAATCAACATCTGTGATGGCTTCAATATCAATGGTATCTGGTATTGCTGCACTAGAGGAGGGAGGTATGCCTGTAGAAGGATTCCAATGGTCTGTGCCATCACTGGTGATGTCCTCAAACATaatgctcaagttttcttcattgcGTAGTCCACGCTTTTGGAACTTGCCGCAGCCTTTAAGGTCCTATAATACATTGCAAACAAATATTAGTAATAACAAAAATTATACGACTTTATTAAAAATAAATGCAATCCAGAAACATGACAACTCACAATTTTTGCTTTCTTCCACCACTCCTTATCTTGGTTTGACAGTGTTGAGAACAAAGTCCCATCCCCCTCCGGTCTCCTTTAGCTTGAGCTTCTTGAATAAAGCGTAATCTGCTTTCAGCTTGTCCCATTTGTTTTTCATTTGGTTGCTCGTGTAGTCCAATCCGGTTCTCACTTTGAATTGCAATGCCACTTCCTCGAATGCACTAGGGGTCAAGATTTTGTTTGGCCTATTTCCAGCCCGAACTTGCGTAACCATCAAGTTGGTAACAATCCTAGTGTTCTCTTCATCCCACTCGGCAGTCATGCTCGAAGACATGCTCTGAACTTGACTATAAAAAATATGTGAGTGCTTAACTATAAAAAACATGTACAAGTGTTGCTGCTGTCATTAATTATGTACTAGCAAAATTCTATTGTTGTACTGGACATGTACTGAACATACATAGCAACAAAATGCAGCACTATCCATGAGCATGTACTGAACATGCAACAGCAGAGAATGTACAAAAGATTTGCATTTTTTTCTCTCCCCTTCCTATAATCTACAGGCAACACATCACCCACAAAAAATTACCAAAGCACATCACCAAATCCTACAACTAATCACCATGTACATCACAAATTCCACCATGAGCATGTATAGGGAGAGGTGGTCGGGCATGAAATCACCTTCCAGAATTGGGATGAGGTGCACGGGGAGGCGGAGGAGCTCGATTGACGGCAGAGAAGCTCGTCGCTGACGGACAGTGCTCGAATCGCGGCGGCGGATCTGGTCGGCGATGGTGGCGAAACAGGGTGGGCAGGGGCGGGGAAGCTCGTCGCTGATGGCGGCAGACCTGGTCGGCGACGGTGGCGAAAGAGGGCGAGCAGGGCGGGGAAGGGTGGGTCACGGCATGGACTAGGGGCGGGGGAGAGCGTGTCCGCCGGTGGTCGAGGTGCTTTGCGCCATCGCCTGAGGcttgcggcggctagggttggggagggggaagaggagtcACGGGACAGGCCGGGCTCGAGCGTGTCCCTGATGCGTGCGGGGCTGGATCGATCACTTGGCGGTGGCAGAGGCCCGTAATTTCTATCCAAATCCCGCTTCGCTATTTTCTTGGAGCCAGGTATTTCCAACTCCGTCGCTCCGTCGTTTTTACACACAGATTTGAGCCAGCTTCTCGGTCCAAAATCCAGGAGTAGACCCGTTCGGCTGGACTCTGCGGCTGGAAACGTGGATTTGAGAAGCCAGGCAACTACCGAACACGCCCTTAGTAGTGGTACACGGAGTCGGATAGCTACTAGGCGATCTCACGCATTGCACGTACTGCTCCTGCTGTTTTGGTGAATTGATCTATCGATCAAAAGCCAACAGCCGGGTCCTGCCTAGCTTGCTTGCCAGGGCAAAAGTTACTCTAGTCAATAGTGCAGCAGTAAATACGCACTGTCAAACTGTTTCCGATGATGCTCCGGTGTTGGTCATCTCAACTCAAGCAAGTGCTGCTACTGCTTCACTGCTTGTTAATTACCATGGCGTGTTCCATTTCGATTAAACGCAATCTCTTCTCTTCTTTTTACCACGCCTCGCCTCAATCATTTCACACACCTCCACTTTGCTTTCCTTCGGCTCTGCTTTGCGTCCGTTCCCAGTAACTTTTTGAGCCGCACAAAAATCTGCCTTTTCATTCAGACCGTGCATTCCATTTATTACTGCATTTTTTTTACAAGATAAGGCTAGTATTTACCCCACAAAAAAAAGATAAGGCTAGTATTATCTGGCGCAAATTTAGGCGGTGCCTTTCCATGCTTGTCAAGGATCGCCCTAGCCGGAAAATCATATGAGCACTGACACTGAAAATGATGAAAAGGGTAAAGCCCAGTAGTAGTTCTTTCGGGGTTTTTTTTCACATGAGCTGCACAGATACAAGGGGCTCCACTGACCGGAGCACTAGCGGACTATTCAAGTTGACACTCGTGGAAGCTTCAAAAGAAAAAAGTTGACACTCGCGGACTCGCCAGTCACCGTGCCAGTTGATCGCCTGCACGGCTGCACGGTCGAGCTCGGATGAACGCCAATTGCCTTTCCCCACCTGGAGAATCGATCGTGGCTATGCAAGGGCATCTCAAACCCCGATCCTCGACCCCCCTGCATCCGTCTAGACCGCGAAACCCATCCAACGGCATGTATGCGCGGTATGGATGTGTTTTCTTCTGTAAAGCGGAGACAAACGTGAAAGGCTTTGAGGGTCCGGACCGCTGCCGCGCCCACTTCTGGCTATCCTGACTCACCAAAATCTTCCGCGCTTTTCTTTCGATGCACGTGCCGCTTACCGTAGCGCATTCATGCCGGCCCGGAGCACGTAGCGGCCGACATTGATGCCGCGATGTGACCGAAGGGAGGGAGGGCGACGCTGACCAACGCGGCCTGTCGGGAGCCGCCTCTTCAATGCGGACGCAACTTGCTAAGGAACAGACTCCGGCCACTGTGCCGCATTGAAGAGGTTGACCGGCTGTTCGCATGGTCTGTCCACGGCTTTATAAGCCGCGCTCCGGCACCGTCCACATTGCAATCCatcatgctcctccttttcccACTTACCGCCCATCTCCCTCCACAACTCCGGCGATCGTGACGCCGCCGCACTCGAACTCTGGGGCCGTCGCCCTCATCGGCGGGCGACTCCTCGCCGATGGCGGAGATCGTCATCTCCTCCGGCGACGAGGAGGACCAACCGccacaacagcagcaacagtccacGCCAGCGGTGGCGGGCCAAGTGTATGCTCCCATCGATGCGGAGTACGAGCAGCAGGTGGAGCTAATTCTTCGTCGCCCTGTGCTCCAGCTCAGCGGTCCGGCTCCGCCATCGGGGACGCTCCTCCCCGTGAATTCGGAGCCGTCATCCCATCCGCGCTCTCCCCGGCGCAACCGCGGCGTCCAATTCGGAGGCCGCGTGAAGGAAGAGCGCCTCTCGCCGCCACCAATACACGTCAAGGAGGAGCGGCTcttttaaatagaaaaaaaaactttgAATACACCTAAGTTTGAAAGTACAATTAGTTTGAACACGCTTTGGCTTGTTGGCACAAAAAGGGAGAAAGAGAAGCAAGAAAGCCAAATGCATCCCTTCTTCATCGACAACGGTGCCTTCTTCTTCACGCACGACGTCGTCTCGGGCCGTTGGGGAGGAGGTTTCTACACCAAGTTCACCCCCTCGGCCAAACAGCTAAACATGTGCAGCGTGCATCAGTGGAGCTGAATCCATCTCGTGATAGGAGCCGGCATACGGTTGCTGAGGATGGGCAGACGGTCACGGACAAGAATTCAATGGCCGTAAAGTGGCGTATAACCTCGACAATACAGGTAGATAGCGCAGCAACAACACACTGGATACACCTGATGCTGACTGGGCTCACTGGACGACGTATGGCGCACAGAGGAGGGGCTTTTGGGAAAAGATGGCATGCTTTTTTGTTGCAACCAAGGCCATCCCATACCGGTGTGTTGGTACTCCCTCTCTATCTTTTTTGGGACCCTTCTTGCTTTATGGATGGATGCAAAGCAAAAGCAAGCATTTTTCTTTGGCTAAAGAAGAAACGGGTCTGCTTTATGTTTGAACGAGTCTTGTTTGCTTGACAGGTGCGCGCGCGCACATGCTTCCTCCCAGGGTTCCTAAATAGTATTCGTTTCTATAGAGATTtcagcaagtgactacatacgaagcaaaatgagtgaatctacactttaaaatatgtctacatgcatcCGTATGTGGTAAttcatttaaaatctctaaaaagaaaaaaatatttaaaaacggAAGGAGTAGATAGATAAATATACAGAGCCTCGTGCATACACAATCGAGGCAACAGCTTGCTGAGCTGTACACTTTGTAAAAAAATATAAGACCGTTTAGATCACTAGAGAGGGAGTACTTGACTGGCAAATATTAAGGCGGCTTGATTACTAAACATTGGGCCAGGCTCTTTCTTGAGCTGCGCTGCGCTTGACAAGCTTTCTATTTACGGCGGCCTACTTAATAAACGCGCGTCTGTGAGTGGCAGTGACATGCCAACAGTTTCACTCTTTCTTGCGGTTGCAGGGATAAGGGCaatgtacaatggtggcatataGATATATATGCcccatgacaaaaagtaatttgaggcaCCTACATTTATTTTTTCTCTCCAATGCAAGCTATCACTAATGGACCTTattaagaaatagaaaataaaaactttagtacacatgcatctctatTTTTCACTTcaaccttttcagcttttgtcaccggaccacactttttctcttcaagcacccgcctcctggagaggatcccgcttccctattcgaacctactttacgtcatatccgatcctacgtggcatgtgaggcatcaccttgaggctatgcattgtacatgccctaagagaTTCGTGGTTGCTACTTTCAGACTGCAACTGCAGGGCCGCTTCTGTCTCTACGGCGCTTAATTAAGTCAAAGCTTAATTCGCTAGTAGTACGACTTGCAGGGACGGACGAGCAGGTTACTTTTCTCACGCTAATCAATCGTTCCTTCATCAATCGAAGCAAGCAGACGTGGGTCAGGTTATTCATAACCCCGTCCGGT is a window of Triticum dicoccoides isolate Atlit2015 ecotype Zavitan chromosome 2B, WEW_v2.0, whole genome shotgun sequence DNA encoding:
- the LOC119366618 gene encoding uncharacterized protein LOC119366618, which encodes MILYVQMSCDDDSDDDNQYELKKKLICLHSEHMSVICEGATKIVGKYCSSWIMKNEPRKSILTGFGWLQETIGTPGETFTMFRMKTRVFFELHDLLVKDYGLGYSPFVSSYESLAMFLWTLGGCESNRRTQNRFKHSPDTIHRKFHEVLHCVVRMSCHYLKPKDLNFHTVHQRILGDKRAYPHMKDCIGAIDGTHIRASIPEDKQIRYIGRTGAVTQNVMAICDFDMHFTYASIGQPGSMHDTSVLFHAMHADKATFPHPPKDKYYLVDAGYPNRKGYLAPYKGERYHVPDFHRGVPPNTPKEKFNRLHSSKCNCIERAFGVWKMKWQILLKMPSYSIETQKMIVAATMTLHNYVRFHDEEDIHFVRCDRDPDYVPTILERYKKFAVPSHASDTSTTAENGEDMDVFRQELATAIALSW